From one Lotus japonicus ecotype B-129 chromosome 3, LjGifu_v1.2 genomic stretch:
- the LOC130746550 gene encoding IQ domain-containing protein IQM4-like, with product MQTVTIRPVDYKSKEGEITLRTMSFEKRRNFEDLDEVIAEETACSKKRKVGNLKLQTTFSFKYLLEDNSGSKEGVVDLFNEQSSTILLPKPEILFSPKSIGELDVAAIKLQKVYKSYRTRRNLADCAVVCEELWWKALDFASLSRCSISHFDSVKSETALAKWARARTMAAKVGKGLSKDDKAQKLALRHWLEAIDPRHRYGHNLHFYYDVWFHSQSSQPFFYWLDVGDGKEVNLDQVCARSVLQRQCIKYLGTKEREAYEVVIEGGRLIYRKSKDHVHTAEGSKWIFVLSSSRILYVGEKIKGQFQHSSFLAGGATISSGRLVAQNGVLHAIWPYSGHYCPTKKNFMEFISFLMEHNVDLTNVKKYAVDDDVPPSKPVDEELQFESTEANNAASSDSAKNSSQDNVGGRSQIKERKPLSSKWTTGVGPRIGCVREYPAKLQVKALEQLNLSPRVHHGKVAPRTPIPSPRPSPKIHLSPRLAVQMGITSPKVHVTPAN from the exons ATGCAAACGGTAACGATTAGACCCGTCGACTATAAGTCAAAGGAAGGTGAAATCACATTGAGAACAATGAGCTTCGAGAAGAGAAGAAATTTTGAAGACTTGGATGAGGTTATTGCTGAAGAAACTGCATGCTCAAAGAAAAGGAAAGTGGGAAATCTGAAGCTGCAAACTACATTCTCATTCAAATATCTGCTAGAAGATAATTCTGGCTCAAAGGAGggtgttgttgatttgttcaATGAACAAAGCTCCACAATTCTGCTTCCTAAACCAGAAATTTTGTTTTCACCAAAGTCCATTGGGGAGCTTGATGTAGCTGCAATAAAGCTGCAGAAAGTTTACAAGAGCTACCGGACTAGAAGAAATCTTGCAGATTGTGCTGTTGTTTGTGAGGAGCTATG GTGGAAAGCTTTAGACTTTGCTTCTCTTAGCCGGTGCTCTATTTCACATTTTGACTCAGTTAAATCAGAAACAGCACTTGCAAAATGGGCAAGAGCTAGAACAATGGCTGCTAAG GTGGGAAAAGGTTTGTCTAAAGATGATAAGGCTCAGAAATTAGCTCTAAGGCACTGGCTTGAAGCT ATTGATCCGCGTCATCGTTATGGACACAACTTGCACTTCTACTATGATGTCTGGTTTCATAGCCAGAGTTCACAACCTTTTTTCTACTG GTTGGATGTTGGAGATGGGAAAGAAGTGAATCTTGATCAGGTGTGCGCGAGAAGTGTATTACAGAGGCAATGCATTAAGTACCTTGGAACT AAAGAAAGAGAAGCTTATGAAGTGGTTATAGAGGGAGGAAGGCTCATTTATAGAAAAAGCAAGGACCATGTACACACTGCTGAGGGATCTAAGTGGATTTTTGTTCTTAGCTCATCTAGAATTTTGTACGTTGGGGAGAAGATAAAAGGCCAATTTCAGCATTCAAGTTTCCTAGCTGGAGGTGCTACAATTTCATCTGGAAGATTGGTTGCCCAAAATGGAGTTCTTCAT GCTATATGGCCCTATAGCGGTCACTACTGTCCTACAAAGAAGAATTTTATGGAATTCATTAGCTTCTTGATGGAACACAATGTGGACTTAACAAATGTTAAG AAGTATGCGGTTGATGATGATGTCCCACCTTCAAAACCGGTTGACGAGGAGCTGCAGTTTGAGTCCACAGAGGCGAATAATGCAGCTTCCAGTGACTCTGCCAAAAATAGCAGTCAAGACAATGTAGGAGGAAGGTCACAGATTAAAGAGAGAAAGCCATTGTCAAGCAAATGGACCACTGGGGTTGGTCCTAGGATTGGTTGTGTGAGAGAGTACCCAGCAAAACTCCAAGTTAAGGCACTTGAACAGCTCAATCTATCACCTAGAGTCCACCATGGAAAAGTTGCTCCCAGGACACCCATACCCTCTCCAAGGCCTAGTCCAAAAATCCACCTGTCCCCTAGGCTTGCTGTGCAAATGGGAATCACTAGCCCAAAAGTTCATGTTACCCCTGCAaattag
- the LOC130746551 gene encoding protein IQ-DOMAIN 6-like — protein sequence MGGSGRWFKSLISLRKSSTNDHEKGGDQSKRKWKLWGNSSEGVGFGSSMMKGHGGGGASSDKEREAFAAAVAAVVRTPHRGFMVIKQEWAAIRIQTLFRGFLARRALRALRAVVRLQAIFRGRLVRKQAAVTLRCMQALVRVQARVKARNVSKSPQGKAVQKSLKDRRNQADPVKQAERSTVGASPNSRATKPLTPLKHRSLDNKSLFDRWMAAKPWESRSMNDIHFDSPDMTPVSRKDHDLVLPFNSFQQNSLVKARRNGVTTRISTNSLTTSHSTPSSSSAISSECMYDDSPVSASCTSGSPSLPPSTNTVMVEAKDQERGIGKAGYMNLTASSKAKLKACRCSQKTKRIFLDDCPSRSTRKDFLNGDTRSISGSYPSYNIWKDLYATPLRASYHKRYTMDDK from the exons ATGGGTGGCTCTGGAAGATGGTTCaaatcacttatttctctcaGAAAATCCTCCACCAATGATCAT gAGAAGGGTGGTGATCAGAGTAAGAGAAAGTGGAAGCTATGGGGGAATTCTTCAGAAGGCGTTGGGTTTGGTTCCTCCATGATGAAGGgccatggtggtggtggtgcttctTCTGACAAAGAAAGAGAAGCGTTTGCTGCTGCAGTGGCTGCTGTGGTGCGAACTCCTCACAGAGGCTTCATGGTGATCAAGCAGGAATGGGCTGCTATTCGAATCCAGACTCTGTTTCGTGGCTTCTTG GCAAGACGGGCTTTGAGGGCACTGAGGGCAGTGGTGAGGCTGCAAGCTATTTTTCGTGGCCGGCTAGTGAGAAAGCAAGCAGCTGTTACCCTAAGGTGCATGCAGGCTCTTGTGCGAGTTCAAGCACGTGTCAAGGCAAGGAATGTGAGCAAGTCTCCACAAGGGAAAGCTGTGCAGAAATCGTTGAAGGATCGTCGCAACCAAGCTGATCCTGTTAAGCAGGCTGAG CGATCAACAGTGGGTGCTAGTCCAAATTCCAGAGCAACTAAACCATTGACTCCTCTCAAGCATCGCAGCCTAGACAATAAGAGCTTGTTTGATCGCTGGATGGCGGCTAAGCCATGGGAGAGCAGGTCGATGAACGATATCCATTTCGACTCGCCTGACATGACTCCAGTGTCCAGGAAAGATCATGACCTTGTTCTTCCATTCAATTCATTTCAACAAAATAGCTTAGTCAAAGCAAGAAGGAATGGTGTGACAACCAGAATTTCAACTAACTCTCTCACAACTAGTCACTCAACTCCATCATCTTCTTCGGCCATAAGCTCTGAATGTATGTATGATGATAGCCCTGTATCAGCGTCATGTACATCAGGATCACCATCTTTACCACCATCCACCAACACTGTTATGGTGGAAGCAAAAGATCAGGAAAGAGGTATTGGCAAAGCAGGCTACATGAATTTGACAGCATCATCCAAGGCTAAACTGAAAGCTTGTAGATGTTCTCAGAAAACAAAGAGAATATTTTTGGATGATTGTCCATCTCGAAGCACGAGAAAAGACTTTCTAAATGGAGATACTAGAAGCATTTCTGGTTCCTATCCTTCATATAATATATGGAAGGATCTCTATGCAACACCTTTAAGGGCAAGTTATCATAAGAGATACACAATGGATGATAAGTAG